From the Dunckerocampus dactyliophorus isolate RoL2022-P2 chromosome 12, RoL_Ddac_1.1, whole genome shotgun sequence genome, one window contains:
- the ccnp gene encoding cyclin N-terminal domain-containing protein 2 isoform X1, whose protein sequence is MARTGFCDSMPLLDLHKADERRAPLRTWATACGATDFVQPMEMSASRMVAVKRNSEHERERMLSAQTSNGVFEAWTYSAGGIIPAKADGCLEEHSLYPRSLQGLHSLQVLMPSLLRHEVEMALEKLDLVLDRTYAWEMFSDMMRSQKWNSLPNSELLRHFTDATRAVLVDWLIQIHELMHFQEETLYLAIHLLNRSLCQLKVTTANLQLLGMVCLFLAAKKEESLLPEVSGLCYLMDHAYTKHQLLRMERKVLSGLKFNLSYCQPLYFLHLLASIARCSAQMTWMARYLLELSLFEGQCVVFLPVQLAGAALCLARQVLQEPPTPEGEAAWCLASSIYVSSEAVLLRIMQILAGAAARAHTRETCATFIKFSSPETMHISRHTALKQASALLGVCT, encoded by the exons ATGGCCAGGACCGGGTTCTGCGACTCCATGCCTCTGCTGGACTTACACAAG GCGGACGAGAGGCGAGCCCCTTTAAGAACTTGGGCAACTGCCTGTGGGGCCACTGATTTTGTGCAGCCTATGGAAATGTCAGCGTCCAGGATGGTCGCCGTGAAAAGGAATTCGGAACATGAACGG GAGAGGATGTTATCAGCCCAAACGAGCAACGGCGTCTTTGAAGCGTGGACATACTCAGCTGGTGGCATCATCCCTGCCAAAG CAGATGGATGTCTGGAGGAGCATTCCCTTTACCCTCGCAGCCTGCAGGGTCTACACAGCCTGCAGGTCCTCATGCCCAGTCTGTTGCGCCATGAAGTGGAGATGGCCCTTGAGAAGCTGGACCTCGTATTGGACCGGACATATGCCTGGGAAATGTTCTCGGACATGATG AGAAGTCAAAAATGGAACTCTTTGCCCAACTCTGAGCTGCTGCGACACTTCACTGACGCCACTCGTGCTGTGCTGGTAGACTGGCTTATTCAAATCCAT GAGCTCATGCATTTCCAGGAGGAGACACTCTATCTGGCCATCCACCTCCTCAACCGCTCCCTGTGTCAGCTGAAGGTGACCACAGCCAACCTGCAGCTCCTGGGCATGGTCTGCCTCTTTCTGGCTGCAAAAAAAGAGGAGTCTCTCCTCCCTGAG GTGTCTGGACTTTGCTACCTGATGGACCACGCCTACACCAAGCATCAGCTGCTGCGCATGGAGCGAAAAGTCCTCAGCGGACTTAAATTTAACTTGTCTTACTGTCAGCCTTTGTATTTCCTCCACTTGCTCGCCTCCATCGCACGCTGTAGTGCTCAG ATGACGTGGATGGCTCGCTATCTGCTGGAGCTGTCGCTCTTCGAGGGCCAGTGTGTGGTGTTTCTGCCTGTGCAGCTGGCAGGAGCGGCACTCTGCTTGGCCCGCCAAGTCCTGCAAGAACCCCCTACACCAGAAGGCGAGGCCGCCTGGTGTCTGGCTTCCAGTATCTATGTCAGCAG TGAGGCCGTCCTGTTGCGGATCATGCAGATCCTGGCCGGCGCTGCAGCCAGAGCTCACACCCGAGAGACCTGCGCTACTTTTATTAAATTCTCCTCCCCTGAAACCATGCACATCAGCAGACACACTGCTCTCAAGCAGGCATCTGCTCTGCTGGGCGTGTGCACTTAA
- the ccnp gene encoding cyclin N-terminal domain-containing protein 2 isoform X3 produces the protein MARTGFCDSMPLLDLHKADERRAPLRTWATACGATDFVQPMEMSASRMVAVKRNSEHERERMLSAQTSNGVFEAWTYSAGGIIPAKADGCLEEHSLYPRSLQGLHSLQVLMPSLLRHEVEMALEKLDLVLDRTYAWEMFSDMMRSQKWNSLPNSELLRHFTDATRAVLVDWLIQIHELMHFQEETLYLAIHLLNRSLCQLKVTTANLQLLGMVSGLCYLMDHAYTKHQLLRMERKVLSGLKFNLSYCQPLYFLHLLASIARCSAQMTWMARYLLELSLFEGQCVVFLPVQLAGAALCLARQVLQEPPTPEGEAAWCLASSIYVSSEAVLLRIMQILAGAAARAHTRETCATFIKFSSPETMHISRHTALKQASALLGVCT, from the exons ATGGCCAGGACCGGGTTCTGCGACTCCATGCCTCTGCTGGACTTACACAAG GCGGACGAGAGGCGAGCCCCTTTAAGAACTTGGGCAACTGCCTGTGGGGCCACTGATTTTGTGCAGCCTATGGAAATGTCAGCGTCCAGGATGGTCGCCGTGAAAAGGAATTCGGAACATGAACGG GAGAGGATGTTATCAGCCCAAACGAGCAACGGCGTCTTTGAAGCGTGGACATACTCAGCTGGTGGCATCATCCCTGCCAAAG CAGATGGATGTCTGGAGGAGCATTCCCTTTACCCTCGCAGCCTGCAGGGTCTACACAGCCTGCAGGTCCTCATGCCCAGTCTGTTGCGCCATGAAGTGGAGATGGCCCTTGAGAAGCTGGACCTCGTATTGGACCGGACATATGCCTGGGAAATGTTCTCGGACATGATG AGAAGTCAAAAATGGAACTCTTTGCCCAACTCTGAGCTGCTGCGACACTTCACTGACGCCACTCGTGCTGTGCTGGTAGACTGGCTTATTCAAATCCAT GAGCTCATGCATTTCCAGGAGGAGACACTCTATCTGGCCATCCACCTCCTCAACCGCTCCCTGTGTCAGCTGAAGGTGACCACAGCCAACCTGCAGCTCCTGGGCATG GTGTCTGGACTTTGCTACCTGATGGACCACGCCTACACCAAGCATCAGCTGCTGCGCATGGAGCGAAAAGTCCTCAGCGGACTTAAATTTAACTTGTCTTACTGTCAGCCTTTGTATTTCCTCCACTTGCTCGCCTCCATCGCACGCTGTAGTGCTCAG ATGACGTGGATGGCTCGCTATCTGCTGGAGCTGTCGCTCTTCGAGGGCCAGTGTGTGGTGTTTCTGCCTGTGCAGCTGGCAGGAGCGGCACTCTGCTTGGCCCGCCAAGTCCTGCAAGAACCCCCTACACCAGAAGGCGAGGCCGCCTGGTGTCTGGCTTCCAGTATCTATGTCAGCAG TGAGGCCGTCCTGTTGCGGATCATGCAGATCCTGGCCGGCGCTGCAGCCAGAGCTCACACCCGAGAGACCTGCGCTACTTTTATTAAATTCTCCTCCCCTGAAACCATGCACATCAGCAGACACACTGCTCTCAAGCAGGCATCTGCTCTGCTGGGCGTGTGCACTTAA
- the ccnp gene encoding cyclin N-terminal domain-containing protein 2 isoform X4, translated as MARTGFCDSMPLLDLHKADERRAPLRTWATACGATDFVQPMEMSASRMVAVKRNSEHERERMLSAQTSNGVFEAWTYSAGGIIPAKADGCLEEHSLYPRSLQGLHSLQVLMPSLLRHEVEMALEKLDLVLDRTYAWEMFSDMMELMHFQEETLYLAIHLLNRSLCQLKVTTANLQLLGMVCLFLAAKKEESLLPEVSGLCYLMDHAYTKHQLLRMERKVLSGLKFNLSYCQPLYFLHLLASIARCSAQMTWMARYLLELSLFEGQCVVFLPVQLAGAALCLARQVLQEPPTPEGEAAWCLASSIYVSSEAVLLRIMQILAGAAARAHTRETCATFIKFSSPETMHISRHTALKQASALLGVCT; from the exons ATGGCCAGGACCGGGTTCTGCGACTCCATGCCTCTGCTGGACTTACACAAG GCGGACGAGAGGCGAGCCCCTTTAAGAACTTGGGCAACTGCCTGTGGGGCCACTGATTTTGTGCAGCCTATGGAAATGTCAGCGTCCAGGATGGTCGCCGTGAAAAGGAATTCGGAACATGAACGG GAGAGGATGTTATCAGCCCAAACGAGCAACGGCGTCTTTGAAGCGTGGACATACTCAGCTGGTGGCATCATCCCTGCCAAAG CAGATGGATGTCTGGAGGAGCATTCCCTTTACCCTCGCAGCCTGCAGGGTCTACACAGCCTGCAGGTCCTCATGCCCAGTCTGTTGCGCCATGAAGTGGAGATGGCCCTTGAGAAGCTGGACCTCGTATTGGACCGGACATATGCCTGGGAAATGTTCTCGGACATGATG GAGCTCATGCATTTCCAGGAGGAGACACTCTATCTGGCCATCCACCTCCTCAACCGCTCCCTGTGTCAGCTGAAGGTGACCACAGCCAACCTGCAGCTCCTGGGCATGGTCTGCCTCTTTCTGGCTGCAAAAAAAGAGGAGTCTCTCCTCCCTGAG GTGTCTGGACTTTGCTACCTGATGGACCACGCCTACACCAAGCATCAGCTGCTGCGCATGGAGCGAAAAGTCCTCAGCGGACTTAAATTTAACTTGTCTTACTGTCAGCCTTTGTATTTCCTCCACTTGCTCGCCTCCATCGCACGCTGTAGTGCTCAG ATGACGTGGATGGCTCGCTATCTGCTGGAGCTGTCGCTCTTCGAGGGCCAGTGTGTGGTGTTTCTGCCTGTGCAGCTGGCAGGAGCGGCACTCTGCTTGGCCCGCCAAGTCCTGCAAGAACCCCCTACACCAGAAGGCGAGGCCGCCTGGTGTCTGGCTTCCAGTATCTATGTCAGCAG TGAGGCCGTCCTGTTGCGGATCATGCAGATCCTGGCCGGCGCTGCAGCCAGAGCTCACACCCGAGAGACCTGCGCTACTTTTATTAAATTCTCCTCCCCTGAAACCATGCACATCAGCAGACACACTGCTCTCAAGCAGGCATCTGCTCTGCTGGGCGTGTGCACTTAA
- the ccnp gene encoding cyclin N-terminal domain-containing protein 2 isoform X2 has product MARTGFCDSMPLLDLHKADERRAPLRTWATACGATDFVQPMEMSASRMVAVKRNSEHERERMLSAQTSNGVFEAWTYSAGGIIPAKDGCLEEHSLYPRSLQGLHSLQVLMPSLLRHEVEMALEKLDLVLDRTYAWEMFSDMMRSQKWNSLPNSELLRHFTDATRAVLVDWLIQIHELMHFQEETLYLAIHLLNRSLCQLKVTTANLQLLGMVCLFLAAKKEESLLPEVSGLCYLMDHAYTKHQLLRMERKVLSGLKFNLSYCQPLYFLHLLASIARCSAQMTWMARYLLELSLFEGQCVVFLPVQLAGAALCLARQVLQEPPTPEGEAAWCLASSIYVSSEAVLLRIMQILAGAAARAHTRETCATFIKFSSPETMHISRHTALKQASALLGVCT; this is encoded by the exons ATGGCCAGGACCGGGTTCTGCGACTCCATGCCTCTGCTGGACTTACACAAG GCGGACGAGAGGCGAGCCCCTTTAAGAACTTGGGCAACTGCCTGTGGGGCCACTGATTTTGTGCAGCCTATGGAAATGTCAGCGTCCAGGATGGTCGCCGTGAAAAGGAATTCGGAACATGAACGG GAGAGGATGTTATCAGCCCAAACGAGCAACGGCGTCTTTGAAGCGTGGACATACTCAGCTGGTGGCATCATCCCTGCCAAAG ATGGATGTCTGGAGGAGCATTCCCTTTACCCTCGCAGCCTGCAGGGTCTACACAGCCTGCAGGTCCTCATGCCCAGTCTGTTGCGCCATGAAGTGGAGATGGCCCTTGAGAAGCTGGACCTCGTATTGGACCGGACATATGCCTGGGAAATGTTCTCGGACATGATG AGAAGTCAAAAATGGAACTCTTTGCCCAACTCTGAGCTGCTGCGACACTTCACTGACGCCACTCGTGCTGTGCTGGTAGACTGGCTTATTCAAATCCAT GAGCTCATGCATTTCCAGGAGGAGACACTCTATCTGGCCATCCACCTCCTCAACCGCTCCCTGTGTCAGCTGAAGGTGACCACAGCCAACCTGCAGCTCCTGGGCATGGTCTGCCTCTTTCTGGCTGCAAAAAAAGAGGAGTCTCTCCTCCCTGAG GTGTCTGGACTTTGCTACCTGATGGACCACGCCTACACCAAGCATCAGCTGCTGCGCATGGAGCGAAAAGTCCTCAGCGGACTTAAATTTAACTTGTCTTACTGTCAGCCTTTGTATTTCCTCCACTTGCTCGCCTCCATCGCACGCTGTAGTGCTCAG ATGACGTGGATGGCTCGCTATCTGCTGGAGCTGTCGCTCTTCGAGGGCCAGTGTGTGGTGTTTCTGCCTGTGCAGCTGGCAGGAGCGGCACTCTGCTTGGCCCGCCAAGTCCTGCAAGAACCCCCTACACCAGAAGGCGAGGCCGCCTGGTGTCTGGCTTCCAGTATCTATGTCAGCAG TGAGGCCGTCCTGTTGCGGATCATGCAGATCCTGGCCGGCGCTGCAGCCAGAGCTCACACCCGAGAGACCTGCGCTACTTTTATTAAATTCTCCTCCCCTGAAACCATGCACATCAGCAGACACACTGCTCTCAAGCAGGCATCTGCTCTGCTGGGCGTGTGCACTTAA
- the si:ch211-132b12.7 gene encoding CLOCK-interacting pacemaker isoform X1 produces the protein MVKDERRLSERGSLPPSSKNAKDKSNSSTLRAMRQAEDLEDRSERGSRCSSEKDSGYSDNGSDWQQTNAEDQQSSKSQPRGGAEVPPSRQSQNAGQGKAGKGKRTPRGQPNQPVYIINNIVFKQAETIQTNGQLLWRNGLSEAAGSGGPPMGLFQQPSLMPTAFQLLKPSSRKSNHTTGKKVTTTTYLPILNSYPRIAPHPSKKPPDKSLLTDEAHNLRKRVCTECKEHLKPATRSQEPATLEQPCPSSASSCGTPPCSVSSSPSAPTSEVPQISGAGSTSHHRFLNTVEALHQSGLLDITLRTKELLHQSNATEREIAQLRQHTELLCQAAGRSLSGAVATWQSVHRTMTESRYYPGLKKLQHLQSQSYAVPESVAEDGVNMVMIPRQNCDVSQQSHTEPRRELVAFIPPDSSTG, from the exons ATGGTGAAAGACGAGCGTCGGCTGAGCGAGCGCGGCTCTCTTCCTCCGAGCAGCAAGAACGCCAAAGATAAGAGCAACAGTTCGACTCTGAGGGCGATGCGCCAGGCCGAGGACTTGGAGGACCGCAGCGAACGTGGCTCCCGCTGCAGCTCAGAAAAAGACTCTGGCTACTCTG ACAATGGCTCAGACTGGCAGCAGACGAATGCGGAGGATCAGCAGAGCAGTAAAAGTCAACCCAGAGGGGGGGCTGAGGTGCCGCCGTCCCGTCAAAGCCAAAATGCTGGGCAAGGAAAAGCTGGGAAAGGTAAACGGACGCCAAGAGGCCAGCCAAACCAGCCAGTCTACATCATTAACAACATAGTCTTTAAGCAG GCAGAAACCATCCAGACAAATGGGCAGCTGCTCTGGAGGAATGGTCTCAGTGAGGCGGCAGGCTCTGGTGGCCCCCCAATGGGGCTTTTCCAGCAGCCCAGCCTGATGCCGACTGCCTTCCAGCTCCTCAAGCCCTCGTCTCGGAAGAGCAACCACACGACAGGGAAGAAagtcaccaccaccacctacTTGCCCATTCTCAACTCCTACCCCCGCATTGCACCTCACCCGAGCAAGAAGCCGCCAGATAAGTCCTTGTTGACCGACGAGGCACATAATTTGAGGAAGAGGGTATGCACAGAATGCAAGGAACATCTCAAACCTGCGACCAGGAGTCAGGAGCCAGCCACCTTGGAGCAGCCATGTCCATCTTCAGCCTCCTCTTGCGGCACCCCTCCTTGTTCTGTATCCTCCAGTCCCTCCGCCCCAACCAGCGAGGTGCCTCAGATAAGCGGCGCGGGCAGCACAAGCCACCACCGCTTCCTCAACACCGTGGAGGCCCTGCATCAGTCAGGCTTGCTGGACATCACGCTGCGCACCAAAGAGCTGCTGCACCAGAGCAACGCCACCGAGCGGGAGATCGCCCAGCTGCGTCAGCACACCGAGCTGCTCTGCCAAGCCGCCGGTCGCAGCCTCAGCGGCGCCGTCGCCACCTGGCAGAGCGTGCACAGGACCATGACTGAGTCCAGATACTACCCAGGCCTGAAAAAGCTGCAACATTTACAGTCACAGTCTTATGCGGTTCCAGAGAGTGTTGCAGAAGATGGTGTGAACATGGTGATGATACCAAGACAGAACTGTGATGTGAGCCAACAGTCTCACACAGAACCACGCAGGGAGCTTGTTGCCTTTATACCTCCAGATAGTTCTACTGGTTAA
- the si:ch211-132b12.7 gene encoding CLOCK-interacting pacemaker isoform X2 has protein sequence MAQTGSRRMRRISRAVKVNPEGGLRCRRPVKAKMLGKEKLGKAETIQTNGQLLWRNGLSEAAGSGGPPMGLFQQPSLMPTAFQLLKPSSRKSNHTTGKKVTTTTYLPILNSYPRIAPHPSKKPPDKSLLTDEAHNLRKRVCTECKEHLKPATRSQEPATLEQPCPSSASSCGTPPCSVSSSPSAPTSEVPQISGAGSTSHHRFLNTVEALHQSGLLDITLRTKELLHQSNATEREIAQLRQHTELLCQAAGRSLSGAVATWQSVHRTMTESRYYPGLKKLQHLQSQSYAVPESVAEDGVNMVMIPRQNCDVSQQSHTEPRRELVAFIPPDSSTG, from the exons ATGGCTCAGACTGGCAGCAGACGAATGCGGAGGATCAGCAGAGCAGTAAAAGTCAACCCAGAGGGGGGGCTGAGGTGCCGCCGTCCCGTCAAAGCCAAAATGCTGGGCAAGGAAAAGCTGGGAAAG GCAGAAACCATCCAGACAAATGGGCAGCTGCTCTGGAGGAATGGTCTCAGTGAGGCGGCAGGCTCTGGTGGCCCCCCAATGGGGCTTTTCCAGCAGCCCAGCCTGATGCCGACTGCCTTCCAGCTCCTCAAGCCCTCGTCTCGGAAGAGCAACCACACGACAGGGAAGAAagtcaccaccaccacctacTTGCCCATTCTCAACTCCTACCCCCGCATTGCACCTCACCCGAGCAAGAAGCCGCCAGATAAGTCCTTGTTGACCGACGAGGCACATAATTTGAGGAAGAGGGTATGCACAGAATGCAAGGAACATCTCAAACCTGCGACCAGGAGTCAGGAGCCAGCCACCTTGGAGCAGCCATGTCCATCTTCAGCCTCCTCTTGCGGCACCCCTCCTTGTTCTGTATCCTCCAGTCCCTCCGCCCCAACCAGCGAGGTGCCTCAGATAAGCGGCGCGGGCAGCACAAGCCACCACCGCTTCCTCAACACCGTGGAGGCCCTGCATCAGTCAGGCTTGCTGGACATCACGCTGCGCACCAAAGAGCTGCTGCACCAGAGCAACGCCACCGAGCGGGAGATCGCCCAGCTGCGTCAGCACACCGAGCTGCTCTGCCAAGCCGCCGGTCGCAGCCTCAGCGGCGCCGTCGCCACCTGGCAGAGCGTGCACAGGACCATGACTGAGTCCAGATACTACCCAGGCCTGAAAAAGCTGCAACATTTACAGTCACAGTCTTATGCGGTTCCAGAGAGTGTTGCAGAAGATGGTGTGAACATGGTGATGATACCAAGACAGAACTGTGATGTGAGCCAACAGTCTCACACAGAACCACGCAGGGAGCTTGTTGCCTTTATACCTCCAGATAGTTCTACTGGTTAA